In a genomic window of Muntiacus reevesi chromosome 1, mMunRee1.1, whole genome shotgun sequence:
- the SLC26A2 gene encoding sulfate transporter produces MSLKNEEQNDLSPKDSVKGNDQYRAPSGIHLEHEEESRNDFRQFESSDLFRHRRIYLEPQEKSDNNFKKFVIKKLEKSCQCNSTKAKNIIFGFLPVLQWLPKYDLKKNILGDVMSGLIVGILLVPQSIAYSLLAGQEPIYGLYTSFFASLIYFILGTSRHISVGIFGVLCLMIGEVVDRELYIAGYDTVHASSNESSLVNQMSDKTCDRNCYAIIVGSTVTFVAGVYQVAMGFFQVGFVSVYLSDALLSGFVTGASFTILTSQVKYLLGLSLPRSGGVGSLITTWIHVFRNIQKTNICDLITSLLCLLVLLPTKELNERFKSKLKSPIPVELFVVVAATLASHFGKLNENYGTSIAGYIPTGFMPPKAPDWNLIPRVAVDAIAIAIIGFAITVSLSEMFAKKHGYTVKANQEMYAIGFCNIIPSFFHCFTTSAALAKTLVKESTGCQTQVSGVVTALVLLLVLLVIAPLFFSLQKSVLGVITIVNLRGALRKFKDLPQMWRISRMDTVIWFVTMLSSALISTEIGLLTGVCFSMFCVILRTQKPRTSLLGLVEDSEVFESMSAYKNLQTKSGIKIFRFVAPLYYVNKEYFKSALYKKTLNPVLVKAAQRKAAKKKIKRETVTFSGIQDEVSVQLSHDPLEFHTIVIDCSAIQFLDTAGIHTLKEVRRDYEAIGIQVLLAQCNPSVRDSLARGEYCKKDEENLLFYSVYEAMTFAEDSQNQKERYVPNGPSFSSD; encoded by the exons ATGTCtttgaaaaatgaagagcaaaatgaTCTTTCACCCAAGGACTCAGTTAAAGGAAATGACCAGTACAGAGCTCCATCTGGGATCCACCTGGAGCATGAAGAGGAATCACGTAATGACTTCCGGCAGTTTGAGTCCAGTGATCTTTTTAGACACCGTAGGATCTATTTAGAGCCTCAAGAGAAATCAGATAATAACTTCAAGAAGTTTGTTATCAAAAAACTAGAGAAGAGTTGCCAGTGCAATTCAACCAAAGCCAAAAatatcatttttggtttccttcctGTTTTGCAGTGGCTCCCAAAATATGatctgaagaaaaacattttaggaGATGTGATGTCTGGCTTGATTGTGGGCATCTTATTGGTGCCCCAATCCATTGCTTATTCTCTCTTGGCCGGCCAAGAACCTATCTATGGTCTGTACACATCTTTTTTTGCCagcctcatttatttcattttgggtACCTCCCGTCACATCTCTGTAGGCATTTTTGGAGTACTGTGCCTTATGATTGGTGAAGTAGTTGACCGAGAACTATACATAGCTGGCTATGATACTGTCCATGCTTCTTCAAATGAGAGCTCATTAGTAAACCAGATGTCAGACAAGACATGTGACAGAAATTGCTATGCAATTATAGTTGGCAGCACTGTAACCTTTGTGGCTGGAGTTTATCAG GTAGCGATGGGCTTCTTTCAAGTGGGCTTTGTTTCAGTCTACCTCTCTGATGCCTTGCTGAGTGGATTTGTCACTGGTGCCTCCTTCACTATTCTTACATCTCAAGTCAAGTACCTCCTTGGACTCAGCCTTCCTCGGAGTGGTGGAGTGGGATCACTCATCACTACTTGGATACATGTATTCAGAAACATTCAGAAGACCAATATCTGTGATCTCATCACCAGCCTTTTGTGCCTTCTGGTTCTTCTGCCAACCAAAGAACTCAATGAGCGCTTCAAGTCCAAGCTTAAGTCTCCGATTCCTGTTGAACTCTTTGTTGTTGTGGCAGCCACATTAGCCTCTCATTTTGGAAAACTGAATGAGAATTACGGCACCAGTATTGCTGGGTATATTCCCACTGGGTTTATGCCACCCAAAGCACCTGACTGGAACTTAATTCCTAGAGTGGCTGTAGATGCAATAGCTATTGCTATCATTGGGTTTGCTATCACTGTATCACTTTCTGAGATGTTTGCCAAGAAACATGGCTACACAGTCAAAGCTAATCAGGAAATGTACGCTATTGGCTTTTGCAATAtcatcccttccttcttccacTGCTTCACTACTAGTGCAGCTCTTGCAAAGACACTGGTAAAGGAATCCACAGGCTGTCAAACTCAGGTTTCTGGTGTGGTGACAGCTCTGGTTCTTCTGTTGGTCCTCTTGGTCATAGCTCCTTTGTTCTTCTCCCTGCAGAAAAGTGTCCTTGGTGTGATAACTATCGTAAATCTCCGGGGAGCCCTACGTAAATTTAAGGATCTGCCCCAAATGTGGAGGATTAGCAGAATGGACACAGTTATCTGGTTTGTTACCATGCTGTCCTCTGCACTGATCAGTACTGAAATAGGCCTGCTTACTGGGGTTTGTTTTTCTATGTTTTGTGTCATTCTCCGCACTCAGAAGCCAAGGACTTCATTGCTTGGCCTGGTGGAAGATTCTGAAGTCTTTGAATCCATGTCTGCCTACAAGAACCTTCAGACCAAGTCAGGCATCAAGATTTTCCGCTTTGTGGCCCCACTCTACTATGtaaacaaagaatattttaaatctgCTTTATACAAAAAAACTCTCAACCCAGTCTTAGTAAAAGCAGCTCAGAGAAAGGCAGCAAAGAAAAAGATCAAAAGGGAAACAGTAACATTCAGTGGAATCCAGGACGAAGTTTCAGTGCAACTTTCCCATGATCCCTTAGAGTTCCATACAATAGTGATTGACTGTAGTGCAATACAGTTTTTAGATACAGCAGGGATCCATACACTGAAAGAAGTTCGCAGAGATTATGAAGCTATTGGCATCCAGGTTCTGCTGGCTCAATGCAATCCCTCTGTGAGGGACTCCCTGGCCCGGGGAGAGTACTGCAAAAAGGATGAAGAAAACCTTCTTTTTTATAGTGTATATGAAGCAATGACTTTTGCAGAAGACTCTCAGAATCAAAAAGAGAGATATGTTCCCAATGGTCCAAGTTTTTCCAGTGATTGA